The Chryseolinea soli genome contains a region encoding:
- the rpe gene encoding ribulose-phosphate 3-epimerase, whose protein sequence is MQTPVIAPSILAADFGNLEREVKMINDSQADWIHVDIMDGVFVPNFSMGLPVVEAVKRHAKKPLDVHLMIVNPDHYLAAFCKAGAHSISVHVEACPHLHSTIQQIKALGCKAGVAINPHTPVVQLENIIADIDLVCVMSVNPGFGGQKFIEHTYRKVEKLKKMILDANASALIEIDGGVNQQNAKPLLDAGADVLVAGNFVFSAANPIDVIARLKATH, encoded by the coding sequence ATGCAAACTCCGGTAATCGCTCCCTCCATACTCGCCGCCGACTTCGGCAACCTTGAACGCGAGGTGAAAATGATCAACGACAGCCAGGCCGACTGGATTCACGTGGACATTATGGACGGGGTCTTTGTCCCCAACTTTTCCATGGGATTGCCGGTGGTCGAAGCCGTGAAGCGCCACGCCAAGAAACCCCTGGATGTTCACCTGATGATCGTGAATCCCGACCATTACCTGGCTGCCTTTTGCAAGGCCGGCGCGCATAGCATTTCCGTGCACGTGGAGGCTTGCCCGCATTTGCACAGCACGATCCAGCAGATCAAGGCGTTGGGTTGCAAAGCTGGCGTGGCCATCAATCCGCATACCCCGGTGGTGCAGTTGGAGAACATCATTGCCGACATCGACCTGGTTTGTGTCATGTCGGTGAATCCCGGTTTCGGGGGGCAGAAATTCATCGAGCACACCTATCGCAAGGTGGAGAAGCTCAAAAAGATGATCCTCGATGCCAACGCGAGCGCCCTCATCGAAATAGACGGCGGTGTGAACCAGCAAAATGCGAAGCCTCTGCTGGATGCGGGCGCCGATGTGCTGGTGGCCGGAAACTTCGTATTCAGCGCGGCGAATCCCATAGACGTGATCGCCCGGCTGAAGGCCACACATTAA
- a CDS encoding penicillin-binding protein activator LpoB has protein sequence MKKPFAIILLATLFSCQQSVTRVAPDTQIDLSGRWNDSDSRLVADKMISELMASERFKEYAKEKGRKPAIVVGLIRNKTSEHIDSDTYIKKLEVAIYNSNVAEVVESEEFRDKLRLERAQQQDFADPATVAQWGKEIGANLMLFGEMTSETDTSNKKRVVNYITTLYLTDIETGKRVWYGQQEIKKFVKNG, from the coding sequence ATGAAGAAGCCTTTTGCGATCATTCTGCTGGCCACCCTGTTTTCCTGTCAGCAAAGTGTAACCCGCGTGGCCCCCGACACCCAAATCGATCTCAGCGGCCGCTGGAACGATTCCGATTCCCGGCTGGTAGCCGACAAGATGATCTCCGAGCTCATGGCGTCGGAACGATTCAAGGAATACGCCAAAGAAAAAGGACGAAAGCCCGCCATCGTCGTGGGCCTCATCCGCAACAAAACCAGCGAGCACATCGACTCCGATACCTACATCAAGAAACTGGAAGTAGCCATCTACAACTCCAATGTGGCCGAGGTGGTGGAGTCGGAAGAATTTCGTGACAAGCTACGCCTGGAGCGCGCCCAGCAACAAGACTTTGCCGACCCGGCCACCGTGGCCCAATGGGGCAAGGAGATCGGCGCCAACCTCATGCTCTTTGGAGAAATGACCTCGGAGACGGACACCAGCAACAAAAAGCGCGTCGTCAACTACATCACGACGCTCTACCTCACCGACATCGAGACGGGCAAGCGGGTGTGGTACGGACAGCAGGAGATCAAGAAATTTGTGAAGAACGGATGA
- a CDS encoding COG3014 family protein: MNTAKSLRLAFSFFALVTLQACATYYQQHLDFNYEFEHGDLQQALNALKGSEAESKSRFLFFANKGLLLSVLGDYEESNAFLEKAFLFGEDYRINYFNEGVSYFTNPNFTVYRGEDHEHLMVLYFKAINYLKMNQPQDALVECRRLNIRLNQLTDKYSSPHKLQRDAFIHALMGIIYQSTKDYNNAFIAYRNALDVYENEYAKMFHMTVPEQLQKDLVNTAYWTGFMDEFENYKTKFGMQDYTPVQPDAELVFFWHNGLAPVKTEWGINFVIAPGPGNTMLFTNESMGMVFSFPVEEENDRRGLAALQIYRVVFPRYVERPLYFQTANLETNGTEYPLQLAEDVSKVAFQSLRQRMLQEFAKGLLRAALKKVTEQSLRKKDEGLGALLGVVNAATEKADTRNWQTLPHSIFYSRIPLVADEKNEVKLKLLPGEGSGTDYSFTYQPQKGRTLFHTFSSLESLAPSYSF, from the coding sequence ATGAACACCGCGAAGTCGTTACGGCTTGCCTTTTCCTTTTTCGCGCTGGTCACCTTGCAGGCGTGCGCCACCTACTATCAGCAACACCTCGACTTCAATTATGAATTCGAACACGGCGACTTGCAGCAGGCGCTCAACGCGCTGAAGGGCAGCGAGGCCGAAAGCAAATCAAGGTTTCTCTTCTTTGCCAATAAAGGTTTGCTCCTCTCGGTTCTTGGAGACTACGAAGAGAGCAATGCTTTTCTGGAAAAAGCTTTTCTTTTTGGAGAAGACTATCGCATCAACTATTTCAACGAAGGGGTTTCCTATTTCACCAATCCCAATTTCACCGTCTATCGCGGCGAGGACCACGAACATCTGATGGTGTTGTATTTCAAAGCGATCAACTACTTGAAAATGAATCAACCGCAGGATGCGCTGGTGGAGTGCCGCCGGCTCAACATCCGGTTGAACCAGCTCACGGATAAATATTCTTCGCCACACAAGTTGCAACGCGACGCCTTCATCCATGCGCTGATGGGCATCATCTATCAATCGACCAAAGACTACAACAACGCTTTCATTGCCTATCGCAATGCCTTGGATGTGTATGAGAATGAGTATGCAAAAATGTTTCACATGACCGTTCCCGAGCAATTGCAAAAGGACCTGGTGAACACAGCCTATTGGACCGGCTTTATGGATGAGTTTGAAAACTATAAGACCAAATTCGGCATGCAGGACTACACACCAGTTCAACCCGACGCCGAGCTGGTATTTTTCTGGCACAACGGACTGGCTCCTGTAAAGACAGAATGGGGCATCAACTTTGTGATTGCGCCCGGCCCGGGCAACACGATGTTGTTCACCAACGAGTCCATGGGCATGGTTTTTTCATTTCCGGTGGAAGAAGAAAACGATCGCCGGGGTCTGGCCGCCTTGCAGATCTATCGTGTGGTGTTCCCGCGCTATGTGGAGCGCCCCCTGTATTTTCAAACCGCCAACCTGGAAACCAATGGCACCGAATATCCGCTGCAACTGGCCGAAGACGTGAGCAAGGTCGCCTTCCAAAGCCTGCGGCAGCGCATGCTGCAAGAGTTCGCCAAAGGATTGCTGCGGGCCGCCCTGAAAAAAGTGACCGAACAAAGTCTGCGCAAAAAAGATGAGGGCCTGGGCGCTTTGCTGGGCGTGGTGAACGCGGCCACCGAAAAAGCCGACACGCGCAACTGGCAAACCCTTCCGCACAGCATTTTTTATTCGCGGATCCCGCTGGTGGCCGATGAGAAAAATGAAGTGAAGCTAAAACTGCTGCCGGGCGAGGGGAGTGGCACGGACTATTCGTTCACCTACCAGCCCCAAAAAGGAAGGACACTATTTCACACGTTCTCGTCGTTAGAGTCGTTGGCGCCGAGCTATAGTTTTTAG
- the gyrA gene encoding DNA gyrase subunit A: MAEESGGLPPERQSIIPINIEDEMRGAYIDYSMSVIISRALPDVRDGLKPVHRRVLYGMQELGVNYNKPYKKSARIVGEVLGKYHPHGDSSVYDTMVRMAQDWSLRYTLVDGQGNFGSIDGDFPAAMRYTEARLKRIAEELLADINKDTVDFQSNFDDSLTEPTVLPGKFPNLLVNGSSGIAVGMATNMAPHNLTEVINGTMAYIDNNEISIPELMQYITAPDFPTGAIIYGHSGIQEAYLTGRGRIVVRSKAEIVTSPTGKDQIVVTEIPYMVNKAMMIEKTAALINEKKIEGISDLRDESDREGYRVVYDLKRDAIPNIVLNNLFKYTQLQSAFSVNNVALVKGRPMTLNLKDLIKYFVEHRHEVVVRRTKFELAEAEKRAHILEGYLIALDNLDEVISLIRNSKDPEAAREGLITRFSLSEIQAKAILDMRLQRLTGLERDKILEEYKEVKALIDRLNEILNSEPLRMQIIKDELTELKERYGDARRTQVVINEDDISFEDMIPNEEMLITISNQGYIKRTSLSEYRTQGRGGVGSRGAATKEDDFTEHLFIAQAHNYLLIFTDMGKVYWKKAYEIPEGTKTSKGRAVQNLINIEPGDMVRAVINVKNLTDEEYINNNFVILCTENGTIKKTSLEAYSRPRQGGITAISIHEGDRLLNASLTNGKNHIIIAKSEGKAVHFNENDVRPMGRTAAGVRAVTLESATDKVIGMVCISREDANLLVVSENGYGKRSLIDDYRITKRGGKGVKTLNITDKTGKLVAIKEVGDDDELMIINRSGITIRIKVGELRIMGRATQGVRLIKLNEDDRISSVEKIQKIEEVASAGETGLDETTPDAPTLEDTPPPPNE; this comes from the coding sequence ATGGCAGAAGAGAGTGGTGGCCTACCCCCGGAAAGGCAAAGTATAATTCCCATCAACATTGAAGATGAAATGCGCGGCGCGTACATCGACTATTCGATGTCCGTTATCATTTCACGCGCATTGCCCGACGTTCGCGACGGCTTGAAACCCGTGCACCGCAGGGTGCTCTATGGGATGCAGGAATTGGGTGTGAACTACAACAAACCCTACAAAAAATCCGCCCGTATCGTAGGGGAGGTTTTGGGTAAGTATCACCCACACGGTGACTCCTCGGTATACGACACCATGGTGCGTATGGCCCAGGATTGGTCACTGCGCTACACCCTGGTGGACGGTCAAGGGAACTTCGGTTCCATCGACGGCGACTTCCCCGCTGCCATGCGTTACACGGAAGCCCGCCTCAAACGCATTGCCGAGGAATTGCTGGCCGACATCAACAAAGATACGGTCGACTTCCAATCCAACTTCGACGACTCGCTTACCGAGCCTACCGTGCTGCCCGGCAAGTTCCCGAACCTGCTGGTGAACGGTTCGTCCGGTATTGCTGTGGGCATGGCCACCAACATGGCCCCCCACAACCTCACGGAAGTCATCAACGGCACGATGGCCTACATCGATAACAACGAGATCTCCATACCGGAGCTCATGCAGTATATCACCGCTCCCGATTTCCCGACGGGTGCCATCATCTACGGTCACTCCGGCATTCAGGAAGCTTACCTGACGGGTCGCGGTCGTATTGTGGTACGGTCCAAAGCCGAGATCGTCACATCGCCTACCGGCAAAGACCAGATCGTGGTGACCGAGATCCCCTACATGGTGAACAAGGCCATGATGATCGAGAAAACGGCCGCCCTCATCAACGAGAAGAAGATCGAAGGCATCTCCGACCTTCGCGACGAATCCGATCGCGAAGGATACCGTGTGGTATACGATCTGAAACGGGATGCTATTCCCAACATCGTTCTCAATAACCTTTTCAAATACACGCAACTCCAGTCTGCTTTCAGCGTGAACAACGTCGCCCTCGTAAAGGGACGCCCGATGACGCTGAACCTGAAAGACCTCATCAAATATTTCGTAGAACACCGTCACGAAGTGGTGGTGCGCCGCACGAAATTCGAGTTGGCCGAAGCAGAGAAACGCGCCCACATCCTTGAAGGCTACCTCATCGCCCTCGACAACCTGGACGAAGTGATCTCCCTGATCCGTAATTCCAAAGATCCGGAAGCAGCACGCGAAGGATTGATCACACGTTTCAGCCTCAGCGAAATTCAGGCGAAAGCCATCCTCGACATGCGCTTGCAACGCCTCACCGGCCTGGAGCGCGACAAGATCCTGGAAGAATACAAAGAAGTGAAAGCGCTCATCGACCGCTTGAACGAGATCCTCAACAGCGAGCCTTTGCGGATGCAGATCATCAAAGACGAGCTGACCGAATTGAAAGAGCGCTACGGCGATGCGCGTCGCACGCAAGTGGTGATCAACGAAGACGACATTTCGTTCGAGGACATGATCCCCAATGAAGAAATGCTCATCACCATTTCCAACCAGGGCTACATCAAACGTACGTCACTGTCGGAGTATCGCACGCAGGGTAGGGGTGGCGTTGGATCGCGCGGTGCCGCTACCAAGGAAGATGATTTTACCGAACACTTGTTCATCGCGCAAGCGCATAATTACCTGCTCATTTTTACCGACATGGGCAAAGTGTATTGGAAAAAAGCCTACGAAATTCCGGAAGGCACCAAGACGTCGAAGGGACGAGCCGTACAAAACCTCATCAACATAGAGCCGGGCGACATGGTGCGCGCGGTCATCAATGTGAAAAATCTCACGGACGAGGAATACATCAACAACAACTTTGTAATTCTTTGCACGGAAAACGGGACCATTAAAAAGACCTCGCTCGAGGCCTATTCCAGACCTCGCCAGGGCGGTATCACGGCCATCTCCATCCACGAAGGTGACCGTCTTTTAAATGCCTCATTGACAAATGGAAAGAATCACATTATTATAGCGAAAAGTGAGGGCAAGGCCGTGCACTTCAACGAAAACGATGTGCGCCCCATGGGCCGGACGGCTGCCGGGGTGAGAGCGGTCACGTTGGAGTCGGCCACCGACAAAGTGATCGGCATGGTTTGTATAAGCCGGGAAGATGCTAATTTGCTGGTGGTTTCCGAGAACGGCTACGGCAAGCGCTCCCTCATCGACGACTATCGCATCACGAAACGCGGTGGGAAGGGCGTGAAGACCCTCAACATCACGGACAAAACTGGCAAGCTTGTTGCCATCAAGGAAGTGGGAGATGATGATGAACTGATGATCATCAACCGTTCGGGCATCACCATACGCATCAAAGTAGGCGAGCTCCGCATTATGGGCCGCGCCACGCAAGGTGTGAGGTTGATCAAGCTCAACGAAGATGATCGCATCTCTTCGGTCGAGAAAATTCAAAAGATCGAGGAGGTCGCTTCAGCGGGAGAAACGGGTTTGGATGAAACCACACCTGATGCCCCAACATTGGAAGACACACCACCACCCCCTAATGAATAA
- a CDS encoding tetratricopeptide repeat protein: MKRITLLLLMLATASVFAQKPVKPNLNKVLSSFKEGKLDEAKTMVDAATTYEKTMSDPKTFYYKGLVYAALDTTSNEAFKALDPNAFETALEAFKKGDEMNGKGKEFFVQEANGLPVLKTQQIAVWANGYLNKGATLYQEEDLEGALKNFEKVQKITPNDTTAYFYAGFVSNAMENYDKAEANFKKYMELGGKSSDAYSVIININSGPRENKEEALKLVREAKAKFPKNTDFPKVEIGLLIDLKRIDEAKSGLEAAVAKEPNNKILHFYLGYANANLNNNAEAKKNYEEALRIDPKYFEASFYLSKLMYTDAANLKKEMSSLGISAADRKKKFEIDKVLVDKLKLALPYWENTEKLNPSDQEVLDVLYSIYRDLGMEDQTKRIEKRYKELGLEN, from the coding sequence ATGAAACGAATAACACTCTTACTGTTAATGCTGGCGACCGCATCGGTGTTTGCACAAAAGCCTGTGAAACCCAACCTTAACAAAGTGCTGTCCTCCTTCAAAGAGGGCAAACTGGACGAAGCTAAAACGATGGTCGACGCGGCAACCACCTATGAAAAAACCATGAGCGACCCCAAGACCTTCTATTATAAAGGTCTCGTGTATGCTGCGTTGGATACCACTTCCAACGAAGCTTTCAAAGCCCTCGACCCCAATGCTTTTGAAACCGCGCTCGAAGCCTTCAAAAAAGGCGATGAAATGAATGGCAAAGGAAAGGAATTCTTCGTTCAGGAAGCCAACGGACTTCCCGTGTTGAAGACGCAACAGATCGCGGTTTGGGCCAATGGTTATCTGAACAAGGGAGCCACCCTCTACCAGGAAGAAGACCTGGAAGGCGCTCTGAAGAATTTCGAGAAAGTACAAAAGATCACCCCGAACGATACCACGGCCTATTTCTATGCCGGCTTTGTGTCCAACGCCATGGAGAACTACGACAAGGCTGAAGCCAACTTCAAAAAATACATGGAGTTGGGTGGCAAATCGTCGGATGCCTATTCGGTGATCATCAACATCAACAGCGGTCCCCGCGAGAACAAGGAAGAAGCCCTGAAGCTCGTGCGCGAAGCCAAGGCCAAGTTCCCCAAGAACACGGACTTCCCTAAAGTAGAGATCGGTTTGCTCATCGACTTGAAGCGCATCGACGAAGCCAAGTCGGGACTGGAAGCCGCCGTGGCGAAGGAACCCAACAACAAGATCCTCCATTTCTATTTGGGCTATGCCAACGCCAACCTGAACAACAATGCCGAGGCAAAGAAAAACTATGAAGAAGCCTTGCGCATCGATCCCAAATATTTCGAAGCTTCTTTCTATCTCTCAAAGCTGATGTATACCGATGCAGCAAACCTGAAGAAAGAAATGTCCAGCCTCGGTATCTCTGCGGCCGATCGCAAGAAGAAGTTCGAGATCGACAAAGTGTTGGTAGATAAATTGAAACTTGCTCTTCCGTATTGGGAGAACACCGAAAAACTCAACCCTTCCGACCAGGAAGTGTTGGACGTGCTCTACTCCATCTACCGCGACCTCGGCATGGAAGATCAGACCAAGCGCATCGAAAAACGCTACAAAGAACTTGGTCTCGAGAACTAA
- a CDS encoding ferredoxin--NADP reductase codes for MAHFPYITLTISEIRLETPNTKSFVLHPDGPLPYLPGQFLTLVFPKPGKEERRSYSISSNPYLGEPLTITVKRIDNGEFSRFLFDRCTVGDSLLTIGASGFFTLPEYIDGYHRYFFLAAGSGIVPILPLIKTLLHDHPSRKVFLLYSNRGADQTIFHRELLALEQTFPHFTVTYLFSSAQNLMKARVSKLMLQQYLQEHLPEAPDTSLFYLCGPHDYMQMIAITLLTEGVPPANIRKENFSTIKPVVKELPPDQTPHRVTIHYEKKEYTLTVQYPLTILETAKRAGIVLPYSCEAGKCGTCSATCLQGKVWLSYNEVLLDKELNAGRVLTCVGFPYGEEDVVLDFPPLH; via the coding sequence ATGGCGCATTTTCCCTATATCACATTGACCATATCCGAAATACGGCTGGAAACCCCCAACACCAAATCATTCGTGCTCCATCCCGACGGGCCACTCCCCTATCTGCCCGGACAGTTCCTCACACTCGTCTTCCCCAAACCCGGCAAGGAGGAACGTCGCTCCTACTCCATCTCGTCCAATCCCTATTTGGGTGAACCGCTCACCATCACCGTGAAGCGCATCGACAACGGCGAGTTCTCGCGCTTCCTGTTCGACCGCTGCACCGTGGGCGATTCGTTGCTCACCATCGGGGCCTCAGGCTTCTTCACGCTTCCCGAATACATCGATGGCTATCACCGCTATTTCTTCCTGGCGGCCGGGAGCGGCATCGTTCCCATCCTTCCACTGATCAAAACCCTGCTGCACGATCATCCCTCACGCAAAGTATTTCTGCTCTACAGCAATCGCGGAGCAGACCAAACGATTTTCCACCGGGAGCTTTTAGCACTGGAGCAAACGTTCCCGCATTTCACCGTAACCTACCTGTTCAGCTCAGCACAAAACCTGATGAAGGCCCGCGTGAGCAAACTCATGCTGCAGCAATATTTACAGGAACATCTTCCCGAAGCACCCGACACCTCGCTGTTCTATCTCTGCGGCCCACACGACTACATGCAGATGATCGCCATCACCTTGCTCACCGAGGGCGTGCCACCGGCCAACATCCGCAAGGAAAATTTCAGTACGATCAAACCCGTAGTGAAAGAACTGCCCCCCGACCAGACGCCTCATCGCGTCACGATTCACTACGAGAAAAAAGAATACACACTGACCGTGCAATATCCACTCACGATTTTGGAAACCGCAAAACGCGCCGGCATCGTGTTGCCCTACAGTTGTGAGGCCGGCAAATGCGGAACGTGTTCGGCCACCTGCCTGCAGGGAAAGGTCTGGCTTTCGTATAACGAAGTGCTGCTCGACAAAGAACTGAACGCGGGCCGGGTGCTCACCTGCGTAGGATTTCCCTATGGCGAAGAAGATGTGGTGCTGGACTTTCCTCCCTTGCACTAG
- a CDS encoding DedA family protein: protein MIIQYGGLVLLLVIIFAETGLFFGFFLPGDSLLFAAGLLCESKYLSTPVVVLIPLLILAAVLGSTVGYGFGRWAKHYLERRKENFFYKKKYIEMTETFYQKYGMMAFVLGRFLPIVRTFVTILAGMSRIDFKKFWIYNLLGASAWILTMVLAGYLLGNAFPGLIDHLEIIVVAMILVSAIPVITAFFRAQRKMLKEKMK, encoded by the coding sequence ATGATTATCCAATATGGAGGACTCGTTCTCCTGCTCGTCATCATCTTTGCAGAAACCGGATTATTCTTTGGTTTTTTTCTGCCCGGAGATTCCCTTCTTTTTGCCGCAGGCTTGCTTTGCGAATCAAAATACTTAAGCACACCTGTTGTCGTTTTAATTCCATTGCTTATTTTGGCGGCCGTCCTGGGCTCGACCGTGGGCTATGGATTTGGGCGATGGGCCAAACACTACTTGGAGCGGCGCAAAGAGAATTTTTTCTACAAGAAGAAATACATCGAAATGACGGAGACCTTCTACCAGAAGTATGGTATGATGGCTTTCGTTTTAGGTAGATTCCTCCCCATCGTCAGAACCTTTGTGACCATACTGGCCGGCATGTCCCGTATCGATTTCAAAAAGTTCTGGATCTACAATTTGTTGGGTGCGTCGGCCTGGATCCTGACCATGGTTTTGGCTGGATACTTGTTGGGTAACGCTTTCCCGGGACTCATCGACCACCTGGAGATCATCGTCGTCGCCATGATCCTCGTGTCGGCGATTCCAGTGATCACGGCATTTTTTCGGGCACAACGAAAAATGCTGAAAGAGAAAATGAAGTAA
- a CDS encoding MotA/TolQ/ExbB proton channel family protein — MKTQNSNSLADSVRSGFAAVIIPVELTLAYLFYFFVLGAEENFDASHHPINYLGTVHEGGPAIVPILISLLMMTLTFAIERLLTISKAKGKGSVRGFVQKIRTLLATGNIKQAIDECDKQKGSVANVVKAGLSKYSALQNDSTLDAEQKVLLIQKDIEETTQLEMPMLEKNLVIIATIASIATLMGLLGTVLGMINAFAAMAQAGAPDAVKLASGISEALINTALGIGTSAIAIVFYNYFTSAIDALTYGIDETSYSIVQNFTAKTKA, encoded by the coding sequence ATGAAAACTCAGAATTCCAATTCATTAGCAGACAGCGTAAGATCCGGATTTGCCGCGGTTATAATCCCCGTAGAACTCACCCTGGCGTATCTGTTCTACTTCTTTGTGCTGGGTGCGGAAGAAAACTTCGATGCCAGCCATCACCCCATCAACTATTTGGGTACTGTTCACGAAGGTGGTCCGGCCATCGTACCCATCCTGATCTCTCTTTTGATGATGACGCTTACGTTTGCTATTGAACGTCTCCTCACGATCTCTAAAGCAAAAGGAAAAGGCAGCGTGCGCGGTTTTGTTCAAAAGATCAGAACGCTTCTCGCTACCGGTAATATCAAACAAGCTATCGACGAGTGCGACAAACAAAAAGGTTCTGTTGCCAACGTGGTGAAAGCAGGTCTTTCCAAATACAGCGCCCTGCAAAACGACAGCACGTTGGATGCCGAACAAAAAGTATTGTTGATCCAGAAGGACATCGAAGAAACCACGCAGCTTGAAATGCCCATGTTGGAAAAGAACCTGGTGATCATCGCGACCATCGCTTCTATCGCCACACTGATGGGTCTGTTGGGTACAGTATTGGGTATGATCAACGCATTCGCGGCCATGGCGCAAGCCGGTGCACCGGATGCTGTGAAACTGGCCAGCGGTATCTCTGAAGCCCTTATCAATACAGCTTTGGGTATCGGTACTTCCGCTATCGCGATCGTATTCTATAACTACTTTACTTCTGCTATCGATGCATTGACATACGGTATCGATGAAACCAGCTATAGCATCGTTCAAAACTTTACGGCTAAAACTAAAGCTTAA
- a CDS encoding ExbD/TolR family protein: MGKVKVHRASPSLDMTPMVDLAFLLVTFFMLTTKFAPEEPVAVDMPSSISEIKLPEVNILTITISTDGIVFFNMDGKYNRQELLGKIGAKYGIPFDDQDKEKFSLLPSFGIPIQGMKQFLALSPEERKTVNQTGIPADSLNNQLADWVVFARTTNPGLRIAIKGDRESNYPIVEKVINTLIDNRVTRFNLITNMEKGPIKL; the protein is encoded by the coding sequence ATGGGAAAAGTAAAAGTACATAGAGCATCTCCGTCCCTGGACATGACGCCTATGGTTGACTTGGCCTTCCTGTTGGTTACATTCTTCATGCTCACCACAAAGTTTGCACCCGAAGAACCTGTAGCAGTAGACATGCCCTCTTCGATCTCGGAGATCAAATTGCCGGAGGTAAACATCCTGACAATTACCATCTCCACAGACGGCATCGTATTCTTTAATATGGATGGCAAGTACAACCGCCAGGAGCTGTTGGGCAAGATCGGTGCGAAATACGGAATTCCGTTCGATGACCAGGACAAGGAAAAGTTTTCCCTGCTCCCCAGCTTCGGGATACCGATTCAAGGCATGAAGCAATTCCTGGCCCTGAGCCCAGAGGAACGTAAGACGGTGAATCAAACGGGTATCCCCGCCGATTCATTGAACAATCAACTGGCAGATTGGGTTGTTTTTGCACGGACCACGAACCCCGGACTGCGCATCGCCATTAAAGGCGACCGCGAATCCAACTACCCGATCGTGGAGAAGGTTATCAATACCTTGATTGACAACCGCGTGACCCGGTTCAACCTGATCACGAACATGGAAAAAGGCCCTATTAAACTCTAA
- a CDS encoding ExbD/TolR family protein — protein MSEVSQQGGGGGKKDGKVRSKKSSTKIDMTPMVDLAFLLLTFFMLTTTFNKPQTMEITMPDKPKPDDVVPEVNERKVLTLVLGENDKVYWYKGITDPKIEVSNFSADGIRKVLLTQNAQTKDMIVLIKALEKSKYKNMVDILDEMNITDMKRYAIVKVTDVDKDLVKESNL, from the coding sequence ATGTCAGAAGTAAGTCAGCAGGGCGGCGGTGGTGGTAAAAAAGACGGTAAAGTCAGAAGTAAGAAGTCGTCGACCAAAATCGACATGACACCCATGGTGGATCTTGCTTTCTTGTTGCTCACTTTCTTTATGCTTACGACCACCTTCAACAAGCCCCAAACCATGGAGATCACCATGCCGGACAAACCGAAGCCGGATGATGTGGTACCAGAAGTGAACGAGCGAAAGGTGCTTACCCTCGTGTTGGGTGAGAATGATAAAGTCTATTGGTACAAAGGGATCACCGATCCCAAGATCGAAGTGTCCAACTTCTCCGCCGATGGTATTCGAAAAGTGTTGTTGACGCAAAATGCTCAGACCAAGGATATGATCGTCCTCATCAAGGCTTTGGAGAAATCCAAATACAAGAACATGGTCGATATCCTGGACGAGATGAACATCACCGATATGAAGCGCTATGCGATCGTAAAAGTGACCGACGTCGATAAGGATCTTGTAAAAGAATCAAATTTATGA
- a CDS encoding energy transducer TonB: protein MKAEQLTVQPLWEDVVFENRNKEYGAYFIRRNYSKHVIFALIGMLLVLGFVLAYPTIAEWIKGQQDVEPVVLKTTKYTDLAAPPPIQENTPPPPKLDIPPPVKTIIKFLPPKVTEKEVQEEEMPTIEEIKENDTGPTEQEGTGEVVFDEPVAEVAKPAVEEDVIFTVVEQPAEFEGGLQAMSKFVSKNLKYPAVARRMGIEGSVFVSFVVDKSGNISDVQVIKGVSAECDKEAARVVSIMPPWKPGKQNGKAVKSRFVLPIKFKLST, encoded by the coding sequence ATGAAAGCAGAACAATTAACCGTACAACCCTTGTGGGAAGACGTAGTGTTCGAAAACCGGAACAAGGAATACGGAGCGTATTTTATCCGTAGAAACTATTCCAAACACGTCATCTTCGCCCTCATCGGTATGCTTTTGGTTCTGGGTTTCGTGCTGGCCTATCCGACCATTGCAGAATGGATCAAAGGACAGCAGGACGTAGAACCTGTAGTCCTCAAAACGACGAAATACACGGACTTGGCGGCACCCCCGCCGATTCAGGAAAACACACCTCCTCCGCCGAAGTTGGACATTCCCCCTCCGGTGAAGACCATCATCAAATTCCTTCCCCCGAAAGTGACGGAGAAGGAAGTGCAGGAAGAGGAAATGCCTACCATCGAGGAGATCAAGGAAAATGATACCGGACCGACTGAACAGGAAGGTACAGGCGAAGTGGTGTTCGATGAACCCGTAGCCGAAGTGGCCAAACCCGCCGTGGAAGAAGACGTGATCTTCACCGTGGTAGAACAGCCCGCCGAATTCGAAGGTGGTCTCCAAGCCATGTCGAAATTCGTGAGCAAGAACCTGAAGTATCCTGCGGTAGCCCGCCGGATGGGAATCGAAGGTTCCGTGTTCGTGAGCTTCGTGGTAGATAAGTCAGGTAACATCAGCGACGTGCAGGTGATCAAGGGTGTGAGCGCAGAATGCGACAAAGAAGCCGCCCGTGTGGTTTCGATCATGCCGCCCTGGAAGCCTGGTAAGCAAAACGGTAAGGCGGTTAAATCCCGCTTCGTATTGCCTATCAAATTCAAACTGTCGACTTAA